The Sandaracinus amylolyticus genomic interval GATCCTCGTCGACGTGCACCACGATCGACGCGCCGAGCGCGCTCTCGCCGACGAACACACCGCTCCACTCGCCGCGCCGCGTCCCGTCGATGCCCCACACCGCGAGCGAGCGCGACGTCGCGATCACCACCTCGCGCAGCGCGGGATGCGTCGCGATGCGCGCGTCGCCGACGTCCACCTGGAGCCCCGCGGGCGCGCCGGTCTCGACGTGGAACGCCTGGATCTGCTGGGCGCCGGTCGCGGTCTGCTCGATCACCACGACCACGTGATCGTCGGCGAACGACGCGTCGCACCACACCCGCGCGTCGGACGCGTCGAGCGTGCGCGCGCCGCGATCACAGCCGCTCTCGTCGCGCACCACGAGCCGCAGCCAGCTCGTCGCGATCGTCCGCGGCATCGCGAGCGGCGCGAGCGCGACAAGGTCGAGATCTCGGTCGGCGATCATCAGCGGGGCGGCGCAATCTGCGCGAGGATCTCGGCGAGCGCCGTCTCCACGCGCACGCCCTCCATCTCCGCGCTCGGCGTGATCACCACGCGATGATGGGCGAGCGGCACGAACAGGCTCTTCACGTCGTCGGGCACCACGAAGTCGCGCCCGGCACAGAGCGCCGCCGCGCGCGCCGCCGCCGCGAGCATCGTCGCCGCGCGCGGCGAGAGCCCGACCGCGAGCGCCGGGTGCTGTCGCGTCGCGCGCGCGAGCCCGACCACGTACTCGCCGATCTTCGGGTCGAGGTGCACGCGCCCCGGCATCGTGCGCAGCTGATCGATCTGCTGCGGGTCCATCACCGGCTCGATCCCGAGCGCGTCGATCGGCGGCATGCCCGCCTGCCCGCCGTGCGTGAGCACCGCGCGCAGCTCCTGCTCGAACGCGGGATAGCCCACGTCGAGCTTGAACAAGAAGCGATCGAGCTGCGCCTCGGGCAGCGGGTACGTGCCCTCCTGCTCCACCGGGTTCTGCGTCGCGATCACCGTGAAGCGCTCGGAGAGCGAGTGCGTCGTGCCGTCGATCGTGACGCTGCGCTCCTGCATCGCCTCGAGCAGCGCGCTCTGCGTCTTCGGCGGCGTGCGGTTGATCTCGTCGGCGAGCAGGACCTCGGTGAACACCGGGCCCTGCGTCAGGTGGAACGTCTGGGTCCGGAAGTCGAAGACGTTCGCGCCGAGCACGTCGCCGGGCATCAGATCGGGCGTGCACTGCAGGCGCCGCATCGGGAGGCCCAGCGCGCGGCTCAGGCACTGCGCGAAGAGCGTCTTGCCGGTGCCCGGCACGCCCTCGAGCAGCACGTGGCCGCGCACCGCGATCGCCACGAACGCGAGGCGCGTGTGCTCCTCCGCGCCGTACACCACGCGCCCGATCTGCTCGCTCAGCGCGCGCAGGTGATGCCGCACCACGTCCGGGGTCATGCCCGCTCCTCCTTCTTCGTCCCCATCAGCGCCGCCCGCAGCTCCGCGGCGCGCCGCGCGATCACCAGCGCCTCGCGCCGCCGCCGCGTCTTCTCCACCGCGCGCGCGTCCGCGAGCAGCTTCGCCGCGCTCGCGCCCACACGCCGTCGCTCCGCGGCCTGATCGATCAGCGCCGCGCGCGCGTCGGCCGTCGCGGCCTCGCTCAGCCCGAGCCGCCGATGCAGGTCGGCGATCACGTCCTCGACGTAGCGCAGCGCGAGCGTCGTCTCGCGCGAGCCGTTCGCCAGCACCGATGCCGCGACGTCGATCACCTCGCGCGGCCCGCGACCGAGCGCCTCGGGGATCGGATCCGGCGGGCCGAACCGACGCCGTCCCATCAGCAGCACGACGAGCGCCACGATCGCGCCGTGCACCAGCACCAGCACGCCGGGCCATCGCCCGAAGAGCTCGGGCAGCGATCGCGTGCGCACCGCGCCGTGGAAGACCTCGTCGATCACGATGTCCTCGGCGTGCAGCGTGTCGCGCGTGAAGTCGCGCCAGAGCGCGGCGTGCGCGCCCCGCTGCAGGTTGAACGAGTGCAGCAGATCGGGATCGGACACCACGTAGATCAGCGCCTTGTCGTCGCGCACGACGAAGCTGCCCTCGTCGTCCCAGAGCACCGGCACGCCGCCCTGCACGCGCTGCGGCCAGCGCAGCTCGAGACGTCGCGTCGCGTCGCGCGCGAGCTCGTGCGCGTCGATGGTGCGCCAGTCGTCCTCGATCGGACCGCGCACCAGCGAGACCGCGAAGGGCAGCTCCGTGAGGATCGCCGCGATCTCGATCGCGTCCTCGTCGGCGACCATCCCGAGCATCCCGGGCTGCCACTTCGGGAGCACGATCACGGTCACCCGCTCCGCGTCGGCGCGCGCGCGCACCAGCTCGCCGAGCGTCGTGGTGCGCGACTGCACCATCACCCACGGCTGGTTCGGCTCGATGATCCACAGCGGCGCGCTCACCGAGTCCCACTCGGGGCGCGTCCAGCGCTGCACCCGCACGCCGAGCGCGCGCATCGTCTCGAGGAACGCGCGATGTCCGAGCGCGCCCGCGCCGTACGAGTCGCGCGGCTGCGCCTCGGGCGTCGTGAGCCGTCGCCCGAACACCAGCGCGCCGACGGTCGCGACGAGCGACATCACCGCGACCGCGATCACCACGCGGCGCACGCGATCCCCGAAGAGCGCGCGATCGCTCACGACGCGTCCTCCTCGATCACCGCGCCGCGCGGCACCGCGTCGGCGAGCGCGCGCGCATCCCGGAACTGCGTCTCGTCGGCGTCGCGCGCGCCGAACCACACGCGCTCGGTCAGATCGAGCAGCGACTCGAGCTCCGCGCGCCCGGCACGACGTCCGTCGATCGCGCGGACCAGCTCGCGCGCGGTGCGCGAACGATGGCGCCCCTCCGCGCCTCCGACCCGCCCCAGCGAGTCGAGGAAGAGCGCGTGGATCGCCTCGCGCCACCGGCCCTGCGCCGCGAGCGCGTCCGCGCTCTCCCCGGTGCCGACCAGCAGCGGATCGATCGCGGCCTCGCCCACGCTCTCGTCGCGCGCGCTCGCCTCGAGGCGCGGCGCGCGGAAGCGCATGCTCGCCGCGAAGAACACGATCACCAGCGCGAGCACCGCGAGGCCCAGCGCGAGGAACACGTACCCGAGCGGCCCCGAGAGCGACGCGAGCACGCTCGCGAGCCAGTCCATCAGCGGCCGCGCGAAGGGCAGCTCCACCTGCGGCCCGGGATCGGGCGACTCGCGCTCGCCGTCGATCGACGTCTCGCCGCGCGGCCCGCGACCCGCGCCCTCGGCCCCCTCGGGCGCGCCGCCCGACTCGTGCTCGGGCACCAGCACCGTGACGTCCGCGGGATATCCGCCCTGCTCGCGCACCCGCGCAGCAACCGCCGCGGGATCCTCCTGCGCCGCCGCCGGAACGACTGCGAGCGCGAGCATGATGCTCGCGCCCGCAGCGATCACCGTGGCGAGGCCGCGCATCGTCGACGCGCGAGACTATGCGAACACGCGCGCGAGCGCCTGCGCGTCGACGCCGTCGCGCAGCCCGCGCAGCTTGGCGTAGACCACCGCGATCGCGGCCGAGAGCACCATCGTCGAGCCGAGCTGCACGACGAACATCACGAGCTTCGCGGCGAGCTGCAGCGGGTCGAGCGGGTTCGGGATCGCGCCCGGCGTCATCCCACCGGCGAGGCGCGCCGGCATCGCGACGCACAGCGTCACGCCGAAGAAGCCGCCGAAGAGCACGAGGAAGATCAGGAAGATCGTCATCCGATGCCCCTCGGTGAGCTCGATGCTGCGCTGCATCGACTGGATCGGACCGAGGCGCTCGACGAGGCACGCGGGCAGCGCCGCGGACAGCCAGATCCACGCGATGATGCCGGGCGCGAAGCAGAACATCGCGCCGATGCCCGTGACGAACGCGACGAGGAACGACGCGATCACCAGCGGCACGATGCGGCCGAGCACCGCGCGCACCGCGTCGCCGACCGACGCCTTGCGCCCGACGAGGCTCTCGACCGTCAGGTACATGATCGCGCCCTGGCCGAACGCGTACATGAGCATGATCAGCCCGAGCACGCCGATGTAGCCGAGGCTCAGCAGCCCGAGCATCGAGAGCGCTTCCTCGGGGCGCGTCGACGCCAGCGACTGCTGGGTCACGTTGTAGATCAGTACCTCGAGGATCGTCTGCACGATCACCGTCGGCAGCACGACGATCGCGGAGATCACGAGGAAGGGCACGAGGTTCTGCCCCACGGCGCGGAACGTCGAGGCGATCGCGTCGCCGAGCTCCAAGGGCGCGGGAGGCGCGTTTGGCGCGCCCCAGGTCTGGTTCTCCATCGCGGCCGACGTAGCAGAGCGCTCCACGCACGCCAAGCCGGGCGACCTGCGAACCCCCGGAAAACCACGCGCTTTCGCGGCACCAGAAAGTTGACCTCGCGACCCTCGTGACGGCACCCTGCGATGTGGGCATGAGTGCGCACGAATCCACCATCGGAGTGCTGGCGACGACGGAGGGCGGACGTCGTCACGAGGTGCTCGGCATCCTGAGCGGCGCGGCGACCACGTTGCTCGCGCTCTCGCTCTACACCTACGACGCGCGCGGCGGCGAGAACTGGATCGGCCCGGTCGGCGAGTGGATCGCCAACATCGCGGCGACCGCGTTCGGCGCGGCCGCGTGGGTCGTGCCGTTCGAGCTCTCGCTGCTGACGATTCGTCTCTTCCAGCGACGTCGCTCGCCGGTCGGCCTCGCGCACCTCGCGAGCACGCTCGTGATCGTGCTGGTCGGCTGCGCGATGGTGCACCTCGCGATGCCGGGCGAAGAGGTGCTCGGTGGGCACCTGCCGGGCGGCATGTTCGGCGAGGTGCTCGGCGAGGTGCTGCGCTCGCTGCTCGGGCTCGTCGGCGCGTTCGTCGTCGGGACCGCGGTGATCCTGGTGACGATGGTGCTGCGCACGTCGTTCTCGATCGTCGGCGCGGCGCGCACGGTGTTCGGCGGCGCGGCCGCGGGCGCGAGCGCGGCGCGCGAGTGGACGAGCTCGGTCTGGGAGGCGTGGCAGGAAGCGCGCGAGATCGAGCGTCGCGAGCGCGAGGAGGAAGCGGCGCGGAACGCGCCGCGCATCGTGGTCCCAGGCGCGTCGCAGTCGGAGGCCGACGAGGAGCTCGAAGAGGAAGCGATCGCCGAGGAGGACCTCGCGCCGGTCGAGCCCGCGCCCGAGCCCGTCGTCGTCGAGAAGAAGGCGAAGAAGTCGCGCGCGAAGAAGGAGAAGCCCGCGACGATCGACACCACGCCGGCCGCGAAGCCGGCGAAGGCCGCGCGCGTGGCCGCGCCGGTGATCGAAGAGGAAGACGAGGAAGAGATCGTCGCGAGCGCCGAGGAGGCATACGAGGAGGACGAGGTCGAGGAGCCCGCCCCTCCCCCGCTGCCGAGCAAGCGCCCCAGCAAGCCCGCCCCCGCGGTGGCTGCGAAGGCCGAGCCGGTCGCGAAGGGCCCGACGATCGTCGCGCCGCGCGCCGACGTCGTGAAGCAGGAGCCCGCGCGCGAGAGCGACGAGATCGAACAGAAGGGCGAGTACGTGATGCCGCCCACCTCGCTGCTCGACTCGCCCCCGTCGCAGCAGATCGAGATCGACGCCGCGACGCTGCAGAACAACGCGGTGCGCCTGGTGCAGAAGCTCGAGGCGTACGGCGTGAAGGGCCGCGTCGACGAGATCCACCCGGGGCCCGTCGTCACGATGTACGAGCTCGAGCCCGAGAGCGGCACGAAGGTCAGCAAGATCGCGGGGCTCGCCGACGATCTCGCGATGGCGCTCGCCGCGCAGAAGGTCCGCATCGTGGCGCCGATCCCGGGCAAGGCGCGCGTCGGGTTCGAGCTGCCGAACAAGCACCGACAGACCGTCTTCCTGCGCGACATCCTCGAGGATCGCCGCTGGGAGGAGAACGCGGAGAAGGCCGCGCTGCCCACCGCGTTCGGCAAGGACATCGCGGGCCAGCCGGTCTACGGCGATCTCGCGAAGATGCCGCACCTGCTCGTCGCGGGCGCGACCGGCGCGGGCAAGAGCGTCGGTCTGAACGTGATGCTCTGCTCGCTGCTGATGAAGCGGACGCCCGAAGAAGTGCGGATGTTGATGATCGACCCGAAGGTGGTCGAGCTCGCGGTGTTCGACGGGATCCCGCACATGCTCCTTCCGGTCGTCACCGACATGAAGAAGGCCAGCCTCGCGCTGAGGTGGGCAGTCGACGAGATGGAGCGTCGATATCAGCTCTTCGCCGACGCGGGCGCGCGCAACATCACGACGTACAACGAGCGCGTCGAGAAGGTGCTGCGCGGAGAGCTCGCGCCCGAGAAGCTCGCGCCGAAGAAGGCGGGCAAGCAGAAGGCGATCGGCGCCGACGGCGAGGACGTCTATCTCAATCCCGTCGACGACGAGGCCGCGGACGCGGTGCCGATGCCGACGAAGCTGCCGTACGTCGTGGTGGTGGTCGACGAGTTCGCGGACCTGATGATGGTCGCGGCGAAGGACGTGGAAGCGGCGATCGCGCGATTGGCGCAGAAGGCGCGCGCGGCGGGCATCCACGTGATCCTCGCGACGCAGCGTCCGTCGGTCGACGTGATCACCGGCATGATCAAGGCGAACTTCCCGGCGCGCATCGCGTTCAAGGTGAGCCAGCGCGAGGACAGCAAGACGATCCTCGGGCGCATCGGCGCGGAGCACCTGCTCGGTCAGGGGGACATGCTGATGATCCCGCCGGGCGCGAGCGACCTGCGCCGCGTGCACAGCGCGTACGTGTCGGAGCACGAGGTGCAGGGGCTCTGCGATCACCTGCGCGAGCAGGGCAAGCCGGTGTACGACGAGAAGATCCTCGCGCCGCGCGACGAAGAGAGCGGCGAGGTGCTGGGCGACGACGGTCCGTCGCACTCGGACGATCCTCTTTATGACCGCGCGGTCGCGTGCGTGGCGACGGCCGGATACTGCTCGATCTCGCACATCCAGCGGCAGCTGGGCATTGGCTACAACAAGGCCGCGAAGCTGGTCGAGAAGATGGAAGCGGAGGGCGTGGTCGGGCCGGCGACGGGCAAGGCGGGTGGGCGCCGAGAGGTGTTGATCAACGCACTGTGATCGGCGTGCGGAGGGGTCCTGAGCTGAGCGGTGACTCGAGGCAACGACGGCCTCGACACGCTCTGAATCGGGGCGGCCTGTGCGTGAGCTGCTATCGGGAACAATGGTGCACGTAGGATCCGATCGCGACGTCGCTCACGATGAAGCAGCGGTCCGTGGTGAGCAGCCGGCGCGCACGGATATCGCGTGACAGCGAGACGAAATCAGGCGGAAGAACGAAGCGGCGGACGAGCGCGCCGGATCCACGGTCGATCTGGCGCACGTCTTCCCCGAGCAAGATCGCGTCTGCGCCGAATCGCTCCACGTGAAGCGCGCCTGCGCGATCGATGCACCATTCCCAGTCGCGACCGGAGAAGCGACACACGTCGTGCTCGAGCGTCACGTAGAAGCCTTCTGCCCCATCACTCTCCAGCTGAATGTTGGACTCGGGTGGCATCACGCACGCCACCGAGCCTGTCCGTGCGTCCACGATGACGTTCCCGTCGCCGCGCTCCACCGCGACCCAGTGCCCTGCCGAGTGCGCCAGTCGAACCTCCGACTGACTCCAGAGCGCAGCGAGGCCTCTTCCTGCGTCGGCGCGCCAGAGTGACACCGCATTGACGTGCTCGGACGTCATGGGCACCCCCAACTGTCCCGTGATCAGGAACGGGTACGCATGGTCGAAGAGCTGTCCTTCGGGCTCTTGCGTTTCGCGACCGTCCAGGCTCCGAAGAACCAACGGCGGCATGCCGCCGCGGTCGACCAGAACGTACGGCCCGAAGAACGACGCGCGGACCGGTGCGACGTCGGCGCGCCGCCACGCAACACTTCCGCCGCGGACGAGGATGATCTCGCCAGAACGAGCGGAGACGACCACCTCGTCGTCGGGCTCGTCCACGTCGGCCGACCACACGCCCGCTGGAACACTCAGCCGCCAGACCGGACGCATGGAGGGAAGGTCGCGAAGCACGAGCTGAGTCGCGCCCTCGGGCTCCGCGACCAACACGTGCGTCCGACCGACGGCCATCGGAATGCCGGGTCCAGCGCTCGGGCCATCGATCGCGACCACGGGTGCGTGGCCGACGGGCAGCGCCACGACGGCTGACGGCGGCACACAGACCCGATGCGATCCGGAACCGCACGCGAGCACGGAAACAGCCAGCAGGCCCGCGACGGCACGGCTCGCCATTTCGCGCACCGTGCGAGTCTCGCTGCGTGCCGTCGTCGGTGCGGGGCGGGCCCTCTCCTTGCAGCTCGCCATCGGCTCCTTCCCTACATCGGCGCGTGTTCCCGATCGTCCCGAAGTCGTAGCGCGAAAGCACCAATCCGGATGTTCGTCGATGCGTCCAGCTCGTGCCTCGATGGGTCGACCCTTCGGGCGACCAGTCCAGCTCGAATCGCGATGGGTCGGCCCTCCGGGCGACTCAATCCAGCTCGACGTTCGATGGGTCGACTCTTCGGGCGACCCAGTCCAGCTCGAACCGCGACGGGTCGACCCTTCGGGCGACTCAGTCCAGCTCGACGTGTGATGGGTCGACCCTTCGTTCGCCCCAATCGAGCTCGTTGGTCGGTGGGTCGAACCATCACGCTCCGAAATCGACGTCGGTCGCGCAACGGTCGCCCGCTCGGTCCGACGAAGGGCCATCTGCGCGGGGCACCTCGGCCCCGTGCCCTCCCCTCTCGACCTCGAGGAGACATGGCCGTGGGCATCCTTCCGAACGACAGTCCGATCTACTTCCACTCGCCCCGCTTCGACGGGCCTTCCGGCGTGCTGCTGGTGCGGCGCCTCATCAAACACGCGCCCGCCGATCCCTCGCCGCTGCTGCGCCGCGTGCTCCGGCAGATGCGCACCGACGGCGAGGCGCTGCGCGTCGTCATCCAGGAGCGCGACGCGGCCAGCCCGGCGCGCAGTCGGCCGTTCGGCCTCGCGCACGCACGTGCGTGGAGCGCGCTGCACGCGCGTCTCGACGCCGGCACCAAGCTCGCGACCGACGTGTATCCGCTCGCGCCGCGCGCGGCGGAGCTGATCGAGTCGATCTTCCCGAACGGGCTCGTGTTCGTCGCGGGCAACTACGACACCGCGTTCTTCGAGGGCGAGACGCGTCTCGCGAAGATCGTAGAGCGCGTCGAGCGCGACGTGATCGCGATCGCGGGCGCGCCGTTCCTCGACGGCGTGCGCATCACCCACGCTGCCCTCGGCGAGGTGCTGGGGCTCGGCCGCTCGACGCCCGAGGTGCCGAGCACGACGGCGGTGCAGGACGCGATCGCGCGCACGATGAAGTCGGTCGCGGCCTACAGCCGCGTGCTGGTCGCGGAGCTCGACGAGGACGACGAGGCGTCGGTCGCGCGGTTCCGGCGCGCGGTGGGGCCGCTCGACGCCTACCGCGCGTCGACGCGTGCGAGCGCCGATCAGCCGCAGGTCGAGCCGACGCCCGGCGACGACGACCCGGACGAGCCGCTGCCGCCGACGCCGCCGGTCTCGTGATCGCGGTCGAATCGGGGCGCGGGTGTGCCGTGAGGTGCGCTTGAAATGGGTGCAACTCTCGGCACGATCGCGCCTCGATGGTTCGTTCGTTCGCGCTCCTGATGCTCGTGCTCGTCGGCTGTTCTCCGGCGCCTCGCGCGACGAGTGATGCCTCGGCTTCGAGGGATGCATCGACGAGCACGCGCTGCGTCGCGCCCGAGGGCGTGAGCGCGTCACCGCGCACCATCGACGAGGTCGTCGCGCTGATCAACGCGCTGCCCTCGCCCGTGACGATCCCGTGCTTCCTCGAGGCGCTCGATCGGCCGCTCTACGTCGAGGCGACGCTCAGCCGCGTGAGCGCGCAGCCGGCGTTCGGCGAGCGCAGCCCGCGCATCTTCCTGTTCGTCGGTGATCTCGTGCTCTCGATCGTGCCCGATGGCGAAGGCGCGCCGCTGCTCGAGATGTCCGAGTTCGTCGAGGAGACGCGGAGCCGAAAGGCCGAGCTGCACATGCCGATCGCGACGCCGGTCTCGAGCGCGGCGCCCTACGAGCGCGTTCTCTACGAGACCGGCACGACGTGCGGCGGGTGCCACCGCAGCGAGGAGCGCGACGAGACGATCGACTTCACCGACGCGTTCGTGTCGGGCGCGCTGCGGCCGCGCGACGACGATCTCGTCGACCTCGATGCGCTGCGCAGCGAGTGGCTCGCGTGCAGCCCGCAGGAAGAGCCCGATCGCTGCGCGATGCTCGAGGCGCTGTTCGCGCACGGGCTCGTCGCGCACCGCAGCTTCCCCGAGCACATCCCGACGCTGTGAGCGCGATCGACGCGGCGCGAATCGCTCGTTCCGCGCGCGAGATGCGTCGGCCGGCTCCAGTCGCTGCGTCGAGCGGGCTCAGGCGACGAACGTCGCGACGATCGGCGCGACCACGTCGGGCGCGGCGCCGTGGTCCTGCCCGTCGAGCACTTGGTAGCGTCCGTCGGGGAGCAGCTCCGCGATGCGCTTCGCGGTGTCGCGGAAGAACGGCGCGCTCTCGGTGCCTGCGAGCACGAGCGTCGGGATCCGGATCGCGCGCACCAGCTCGCGCGGGATGACGCCGCCGGTTCGCAGCTCGCCCATCACCTCGAAGTCGTGGAGCATCGTGGGCGCCATCGCGAGCATCTTCGGGTCGCGCGCCATCGCCTCGATCATCTCGGGCGGGACCCCTGCCGCGCCGAGGAACGTCGTGATCGCCTCGGCGCGCCGGTCCTCGTGCAGCAGGTCGCGCACCTGCTCCGCGAGCCCTCGCGCGCCGCGCACGCTCTCGTCGTCGTCTCCGCCGTACGGGGGCTCGTGCAGCACGAGCTTGGTGATCGCGAGCCCGCGCACCGCAGCGTTCAGCGCGAGCGCCGCGCCCGACGAGTGACCGTAGACCGCCGCGCTCCCACCGACCTCGGCGATCAGCGCGGCGATGTCCTCGATCTCGCGCTCGAGCGAGCACGGCGCTCGATTGCCGCTCTCGCCGCGACCGCGACGGTCGTAGTCGATCGCCGTCAGCCGGCTCGCGAGCTCGTGCGCGAGCGGGCGGGTGCGATCGCGATCACACAGGATGCCTCCCACGACGATCACCGGGGCGCCTCGCCCGCGACGATCGAACGCGATGCGCGTGCCGTCCTTCGACGTGACGAAGCTCGTCATGCGCGCGCTCCGCGAAGGAGACCGCCCAGCCACACGCTCGGCAGCGCCGTCGCGGCGACCGCGACTCCGTACCACTTCGGCCCGAATTCCGGGCCTGCGTCCCACGTCGCGATCGCGCCGACGGTGCCCGCGAGCAGCCCGATCGCGCCGAGCACCCCGACGTGCGTCATCGGTCGCGCGGGCGCGAGACGCGCGGTGAGCCACCCGCCCGCGACGCTCACGACGACTCGATAGCCGAGCGCGAGCACGAACAGCGGCTCCGCCATCGGCTGTCCGAGCGGCGGATAGATCCCGGTCGCGTGCAGCACCATGTCGATCGCGGTCGACACCACCGCCACGACGAGCGCGCCGGCGAGCACGGCGCGCGTGCTGCGCAGCGCCGACGGGACGAGCGTGAGCGAGGTGCTCATCTCACTTCCCTCGCAAGAGCGCGATCACGCGCGCGTCGCGCAGGGCGAGCGAGCCCCAGAGCATCGCGGCGATCACCAGCGGGAACCAGAACGGCGTCTCGCTGCGCACGTGGATCGCGACCGCGCCGCCGAGGAACCCGGTGAACGCGAGCGCACCGAGCAACGACGTGCGCGGCACGAGGTAGAGCGCGAGGCACGCGAGCTCGAGCGCGCCGATCACCGGCGCGAGGTGCATCGGGATGCCGAGCCGCGCGTGCGCCTCGACGACGCCCTCGACGGTCGTGAACTTCACGAGCCCGTCGACGAGCAGGAACAGGGCGGCGAGCCCACCGAGGATGCGTCCGGTCCAGAGGCGCGCCTTCGTCGGCGCGATCGAGACGGGCTGCTGCTGCGTGAGTGCGATGTCCATGTTCGTCTCTCCTTCAGGCCTTGGTCGGCGCGGCGGCGCAGTGGAACGTCCACGAGATGCCGAAGCGATCGGTGAGCCCACCGAGCTTCGCGCCGAAGAACGTGTCGTGGAGCGGGTAGAGCACGCGCCCGCCCGCGGCGAGCGCGTCGAACTTCGCAGCGGCCTCGGCGGCGTCGTCGAAGTCGAGCGACACGTGGACGCGGCTCGCCGTCGCGACCTCCATGCCGGGCGGTGCATCGCTGAGCAGGACGCGCGACGCGCCGAGGCGGAGCACGCAGTGCATCACGCGCGCCGCATGGCCCGGCACCGACGCGAACTCCTTCACGTCGCCGTAGCGCATGATCCGCTCGACCTGCGCGCCGAGCGCGCGCTCGTAGAGCGCGATCGCGGCCGCGGCATCACCGTCGAACGAGAGGTAGGGATCGACCTGCTGGATCGTCATCGGAGCCTCCTTGTGTGCTCCGAGGACGAACGAGCCCGGGCCGTCCCGACACTCGATCCCGTCTTTTTTGTTTTTTGGCGCTCAGCCCTTCGCGTCGGCCTGGAGACGGTCGAGGTGCATCCGGATGTGGGCCGCCTCCGCGGGGGTGCGCGCGAGCGCGATCGCCTGGCCGAACGCGGTGCGCGCCTCGGCGTCGCGTCCGAGCTGCAGGAGCAGCGCGCCCTTCAGCCCGAAGAAGTGGAAGTACCCGGAGAGCTTCGGCGCGAGGGGCTCGATCATCGCGAGCGCGTCCGCCGCGCCGCGCGTCTTCGACACCGCGACCGCGCGGTTCAGCGTGATCACGGGCGACGGAGCGAGTCGCTCGAGCGTCGCGTAGAGCCGATCGATCTGCGCCCAGTCGGTGTCCTCGGGGCGCGACGCGCGCGCGTGGAGCGCCGCGATCGCGGCCTGCACCTGATACGGATCGGGACGACGATGGCGCAGCGCCTTGTCGAGCAGCGCGAGGCCCTCGTCGATCAGCGCGCGATCCCAGCGGCTGCGATCCTGCGCCTCGAGCAGGACGATCTCGCCGTGCGCGTCGAAGCGCGCCGCGCTGCGCGCGTGCTGCAGCAAGAAGAGCGAGGTGAGCCCCATGATCTCGGGCTCGTGGCGGAACAGGCGCATCAAGATGCGCGCGAGACGGATCGCCTCGTCGCACAGCGGAGCGCGCGCGCTCGCGCTCTCGCCGTTCGGCGCGGAGTAGCCCTCGTTGAACATCAGGTAGAGCACCGACGCGACCGCGCTCAGGCGCTCCGCGCGCTCGGGCGCGCCGGGCGTCTCGTACGGCACGTTCGCGTCCGCGATGCGCGCCTTCGCGCGCGTGATGCGCTGCTCCATCGCGGCCTCGCTGACGAGGAACGCGCGCGCGATCTGCGGCACCGAGAGCCCACACACGATGCGCAGCGCGAGCGCGATCTGCTGCGTCGCGGGGATCTCCGGGTGAACGCAGATGAAGAGCAGACGCAGGACGTCGTCGCGGTACTGCGCTCCGTCGAGCCCTTCCGCGAGCGACGTCTCGGCGTCGTCGGTGTCGGAGATCGCGTCCTCGTCGGGGAGGTCGCGCTGCTTCTTGCGGCGCCGCACGACGTCCATCGCGGCGTTGCGCCCGACGAAGATGAGCCACGACGCGGGATCGCGCGGCGGCCCGTTCTGCGGCCAATTCTTGAGCGCGCGGAGGCA includes:
- a CDS encoding RNA polymerase sigma factor, with protein sequence MSELAWIGTALGAARPQVVGALLRYFRDLDLAEEAYQEACLRALKNWPQNGPPRDPASWLIFVGRNAAMDVVRRRKKQRDLPDEDAISDTDDAETSLAEGLDGAQYRDDVLRLLFICVHPEIPATQQIALALRIVCGLSVPQIARAFLVSEAAMEQRITRAKARIADANVPYETPGAPERAERLSAVASVLYLMFNEGYSAPNGESASARAPLCDEAIRLARILMRLFRHEPEIMGLTSLFLLQHARSAARFDAHGEIVLLEAQDRSRWDRALIDEGLALLDKALRHRRPDPYQVQAAIAALHARASRPEDTDWAQIDRLYATLERLAPSPVITLNRAVAVSKTRGAADALAMIEPLAPKLSGYFHFFGLKGALLLQLGRDAEARTAFGQAIALARTPAEAAHIRMHLDRLQADAKG